Within Quercus lobata isolate SW786 chromosome 5, ValleyOak3.0 Primary Assembly, whole genome shotgun sequence, the genomic segment tctcagattCGCGCCGACTCGGCTCAATTCGCGTCGAATCAGCTTCGATTCACACCGAACCAGGCTGATTCGGCCAGAATCGAGCCATATCGGCCGGCGACTGATACGGTCGAAACAGGTCGGAACAGGCCGAAATCGGCCTTGAAACTCACTAGAGAAGCCGAAATTCTAACCTCAGATgcgtttcttgccttcttctttctttgttttgtgaatcaagtatattaatgtgttttttaagaatattttaatagtaaaaatatatagaaaataaaaataaaaatatttttaataattttttaatcgccaagttccgccgcacccgcaccccactttttcaaaaattgccaagTCCCGCACCcacacccgcacccgcacccgcacccgagtcccgaaacgcatCCGTGCTTCATAGGGTTTTACCTTATTCCACCAACCGATGCACTAATgagatggcaaaaaaatttattagaaaaaaaaaatctaatttaagaAGATgcagaaattaaataatttgatatgaaagTAGCAAATTTAattcaacacacacacatataagtGACCATACTTATCTTGTTTTTCCTCCACGCGCTTCACTTGACTATCCTCTAGACTTTGATTGTTTTCACAAGTAAATCTAGGGGCTTTTCCTTATGCCATTAGCAGGTTGCACTAATGAGATGGCAAAACTATCTGTTAGAAATAATTTGGTAAGAAAATAgcaaatttaattcaaaatacacacacatatatatattgttagcCTATCTTTTATATAAGATTTTAATgatacaaaaacaattttttcactattttatatttttgttagaatatatgtgtagagaaatagaaaaagataatACAAGTTTATTATAAAGTTCTCTTGTATAAAATGTAATGATGAGTATCCAATtagtgtttttcatttcttactATGCCAATTagctttgaattatttttatcacGTCCATGTTATTTAGGATTGATTTAATCCTGATTTTTGTCAAACATGTCGTCaccaaatttttaaataaagtgcTTTATGCAATATTCATATTACTTATATGTCATGTGCTTTATGAAATCCACTATAAATTTATCTCATTAAGCACATGATATGTGAtttatgaaattatatttacttatataattttcttttacaattagaaatatcttaaaataagaacataaatataaaaagaaatttcttaaaaaattgttctaaatataaaatataacaacGCGTACTTTTTCATTAAAGTAATTTTATTAGGCAATTTTATCCACGTGTCATCAAttttataaaagtaattttaataattttttttatgctttcttATATTTATCAATAACATTCATTACTACTCATTTAATTTagtaaatttctttttcattaaaaaaatttgttttcattacAACCCATTTAATTTAGCATTTCTACGTGACtgactctttctctcttctgCATTTCTCAAAACCGTGTATCAAGTCATCCAGGAGAACTAGTAGGGATTGATATATCACCTGAATTGTAATCCAGGTGAAAAAACAAGCTAAAAAAGGAAACACAAAGTAGCTTTAATAACTCATTGAGAGTCATTTTTGAGTATGAAAACCTTAATATGTTTTGAAGATCACTCCTAATCTTGGAAAATTAGCTAGATCTAGGCAACCAAAATCTTTCTTGTTATGGAAGTTCTCACCAGCTTAGTATTTAGGACatcatttgttttttagttttaaaatattacCAATCATGCCAAATGGGCATAACCTAAGAAGTATGCAAGAGTATACACCCACGGAAATGCAAGGCATCCTAAGACTTCCAAATATTTCtatatgaaaattaatattttatcttGTATACTTCTTGTGGGATAGGCTGCACCCTGTATCACTCATATATGATTTATTTCCTATAAATCACAAAGCTGACACAAGAGGCCAAGAAACttcaagggaaaaaagaagaaaagaagctaGCATTGACAATAGGACACCGCATACAAGTTGAACTTCAGCCTTCAGGTTAcaaatcaagtttttatttttcattggtaGGTTAAAGTCAGTTTTGGGCTCATAATCTCAGATTCAACCCAATTATTATAAAGGAAGGAAACTACATTTGAGTTTGGAGCTCATTGGCAGGTACAAACTAAACTCATAACAAGAAgtcaagatttttatttatttttggtaagttacacacacatCCAATGGGTCCTGagcccacaacctcacccttcaCCAAGAACTTAGAAGAGAAGGAGCATGATGAGTCAAGTTTATATTCCCCAAATCACTCAAAGCAATATCTACTATCTTTTTTAATAGGTAAGTAAGAGTTTTATTGATCagaatatattaataaaagctCAAAGACAACATACAAAAGAACAACTTACATTGTTCCCCTTTAATTGTAATTGTAACTTCTAATTTTACAGTGTCTGCTGATAACAACCATAACATTGTGAAATgctacaaaaaaagaaaaaagaagaagtagatAACATATATACTAAACCAGGTCAAATTAAGAAGCTAGTTTACACAAAGGAATCATATTacttgagaaaaaaaacaaaaaaacaaaaacaaaaaaaaaacaaaaaacaaaacaaaccaaaacaacAGAGGAATATTGTACCTGAAAAAGGATTACTATATGTTTGAAAGATCAATTTGAACCGCTAACATGTGAAAATTTCGGGCAATCGAAAATCTTTATTTTGACAAGTGGCCGCATCTTAGGGAGATTCTTCAACTTCTTGCAGCCGCtcagataaattttttttagcactGGGAAGTCACTGGATTTGCACTGAGCCCAAGTTTCCAAATCATTCATATGCCAAATTTTTAGTGAAAGTAAAGATGGGAAAGCAATTTTGACAATTCCCCATCTGTAGAAGTTGGGGCCAATATGTTTAACCCCATTAACATTCACAATTTGAAGAGATTTCAAGAGAGGCAATGGACCAAATGGTGGGAGCTCTTCAATTAAACATTTGGTCAGGGTGATAGATATAAGATGTGTGAATGAAGGATTTGACACCCAAGATGGAAACTTGGAATTATAGTTGTAAATCTTCAAAACCTTGAGGTTGCAATGAGGTCAAAGACCTCGGGcaatgtcaaaatttgcattAGGTTCGTTTTCGGACCAAACCAAGGATAATTTGTGAATACCAGTCTTGAGATGCAACCTTGCTCCCTTAGCCTCATCCAAAGTTGCCACATTCTCGAGATTTTCAATGCTAAGCTCCCCACAAAGGTTATTTAGGTTTCTTAGCTCTGCAATTTGACACCCATCTTTCCTTAGGATGGTGAATTGAAGTAGTGTTTGAAGAGAGGTCAATCTCCCAATAAATGTAGGCATCAAATTCAATTTAACAAGACTAATAACAAGATGGCGCAGGTTAGACAACAAGCACAGGTTGTCAGGAATGCTGGTCAATTCATGACAACGAAAGAGGTTCAGGGTTCGAAGCCGAAAGAGATTGATGATTGATCTACTCAATGTCTCGATTGGATTATAGGAGAGATTTAGAGACCTAAGATGGAGCAAGTCACAAACATAATCTGGAAGACTTTTGAAACCGGCATGTGACAGATCAAGTACACGTAGGAATCTTACCTTTAGGAACAATTGCCCAGCATCATTCAATGGAGAGTTGGAGTAACAGTGGGTGCCTCTCCTCCTAAGGAAGATTGTGCGTAAACCCCTTGAAGGTTGTAGCCATCCTTCAGATATGGAACAGCGACCCATAGATGCATGGCGTGCCTTCTCTGAGACAAGACCATCAAACAGACAGTGGCGCACGAATTCATGGTCCATGGTAAAGCGATCAATGTTTATCCAGTCAAATCTTAGTTTGTACAGAGGAGGGTCTAGGTCCAGGTCCAATGATGTAAAAGCTGGTTCAGGGTGATCTGGATATGCGACCAGAAAGTAGTTCCAAGACACCATTAGATCAAAGTAATGGCTTGCTTCCTCCTCCAAGCTACGTCCAGCAACAGGGTGAACAAGTCCCCCAGCTACCCATAATAAGACCAAATCTTTCTTGTAAAAGGTGAAACCAGGGGTGAATATGAAGCAGAATTCCAGGCATCTTCTCAAATACCAAGGAAGTAAATCATATCCtgggttttttttgttactACACGAGGAGGAGGAGAACGGAGGTAGTGAGGGTGAGGGTAAAGAGTGCATTTCTTCAACAAGATTTTCTAGATGTGCCATAATGAGGGACATTCTTTTTACCGTACAAAGCATATGGGCAGGAATATAATTTTCGAGAAAGAGATACTCGTTTGCCCTTCGCTGCCTTTGAAGCAATAATGACCACAATGttaatgtttgtgtttgtgaagGAGGAGGAAGTGCAGAATGTGAATGTTTTTTTAGAGACCAAAGGTACTTAATCTCTAGAATGCACGGACGCGGCTGGGAGGGTGCCGCACCCGAGTCCAACGCGGCGCGACGCGGGACGCGGCGTCTGATGCGGTTCACCGCGCGTCAGTGCCGcgtctgtgtttttttttttcttagatttaCGCCAACGCAGCTCGATTCGAGCCGAATCGGCTTCGATTCGCACCGAACCGGCCAGAATCGGCCAGAATTGGTCCATATCGGCCGACGACTGATACGGCCGATACGGCTGAAACAGGCCGAAATCGGCCTTTAAACTCGTCGGAGAGGCCGAATTTCTGACCTCAGATGCGTTTCttgccttattctttctttttttttgtgaatcaagtatattaatgtgttttttaaaaatattttaatagtaaaaatatatagaaaatataaataaacatatttttaataattttttaatcgccgagtcccgccgcacccgcacccgcaccctattttttcaaaaattgccaagtcctgcacccgcacccgcacccgcacctgcacccgcacccgagtcccgaaacgcacccgtgcttcatagataAGTAAGTTCCAAATCCATGCCGTCTTCATCTTCAAGTAACTCTTCAAAGAGCTCACACGATAATGGAGGAGACTCGTAAGACTCGGCTCTAATCTCCAATTCAATGTCTTCAAATAAATCTTCTACTTCATATACCAAATCCTTCACTTTGCAGTACCACTCACGGAATGGAAGTTTGTTTTTGCTTGAGCTGCCAATTTCCTTGTGCGCAGTTATCAACCCAGGCCTTAACATCAATAACCACTCCTTCAGCCTCTCCACATAGAAGAAGCGTTCAGCatcttcttttttcaacaaatatgTGTTCTGAAACTCGGTAATGAAATTCACCAGCCAAACGATGGTGCCAGTGAACGGATGAGAGGGTACTGGTAATAGGCTTcttgatgttgatgttgatgttgatgttggcGAGATATCGCCCTCCATCACTCCCCTTTAATCTCTCTATTTCcaattcaaacttcaaacttcCCTGtcaccaataacaacttttctcatcatcaatttttgaaaaaccaaaaccaaaacaaatatatactAGTAGTAGTATTATATTAGATGGTATTATACTCTGTAGCGTAGTGTAGCGTAAATCTAATTCCTAATTTTTCTATCCTTATCctaatagataataaaattctcttctctaaattaaaaaataatcaattaaatgGAATCGTTCAAAAATCAATACCTGAATTCAGAACCAGATGCTCGTTGTAGTAGCTAGGTAACTTCAAAATGTCTTTGCTATGTTTGTGGTGGCCCTCAACAATCTCCAAAACCCTAATCCATTCCCATTTTTCCCCATTCGAACCCCTATTGTGAAAGAGGCAACTACACTAAATCAGTGGAGAAATGAAGGTTTATGTAGAAGTTGGGAACACCCTTGTAGAATATTCAACAGGAAAGCATCCTAACCTCCTAGTAATTAATAGTGGGTTTTGACTTATAAGTGTATCTCGGAATGGTAAATACATTGATTGTATAGGCCCTGTAATGGTTATCTAGgtgtagtttaaaatttaaatacaattgTGTTTAGATTGATGTTTTGTTGTGCTTTGTACATGTAATTCCGATCAATATatacaatataatttaatttaatttaatttagacaagaattgcaaaaaaatgcACAATGCATGCTCcgctttatttattattcaattttaaatatCATGTTAGCAAAACATGTAAAATccaataattatttgatttttattgatttttaggGTTAATAACCATGATAGAATCCTATTTTTAagataacactttttttttttttttttgatgtgagATAATACTATTTTTTGTTAGTATATAGACCAACCAGTCGCCACCATATTTCAGAGatttaaagatatataaatCAATAGATGCAAagagaaattataaattttttatagttaattcttttttgagaatgatcATTGTCATTTTAATTGTTGTCATAATTGAGGAATTAATCAACACCAATTTTGATATACAATTCAAGAACACCAACTTTTTTATAGTTGAAATGGGGAGGAgagatttaaaccctaaatcacTTGGAAACGCCTAAACATATCAACTAATTGAACTACAAGGCTCTTAACACAATTCAAGAACAATAAATTAAAACCATATATCAATAATCAAGATGAATTGCACTATTTAaagcttgaaaattttcataaaatttaagcaataattgaACTATTATTAGTAgtaaaattgaagaagaatagaaactcaataaaacaaaaaagatccACAAAACTGACTAGCCTATATCCTATAATTTCCACATTCCATAACTTCACcttttattaacttattttatagGATTTAGAGTGTGGGGCCTATCCTACTATCCCACCAATTTTCAACCCCtataagaaaaatgagtaaaatatgATTGATtggacaaaaacaaaacccGAAGTCAGATGAAATAACTTGATTATTATAGGTCTAGGatttctctaagttttaccaCATCCATTTTTTTGGGGATTTGTTTGAAAAgcttattggatttttttattaaataaagaaaaaaattagtttggttatttttttggttttcttagtgtgaaagaaaatttttattctttagaGTGGAAGGAAAGTTTATTCCTTGTAAAAAATATAACGTACTCATTGTCCACTAAAGAATAGAAATTGAAgtcttataaattgatattgttGCAAATAATTTAGTGATTGAGGTCTAGGGGACTTTCTCAATGGGGAGAGGAGTAGAACTATAGACTTTAGCGAGGAACCAAGAGTTTTATAAGAAGGTAATGCAAGGAGAGAAACAACAAAGTTTTCATTTTCCCAACAAAAGTTTTTGTGGAGTgcacaaaatcaagaaaaatttatgAGGTTTGAATTAATGTTGTGAAGTGAAAAATATAATGAGACTCAAGGATCCTTACCTAGAACTAATATGGAATTTTATTGGGAAGGCACAAAAATCAAGGCAAGTACAAGTTTCTTAAGAAGGGCACATCTCCCAGGTAATCAAAATAGTCCTTAAAGTATTGTGCAATTGAAAGATCACCCTTGATATTCTTGAAAACTGTTGTACCAATTGCTATTGATGCATCAACACTTGACTTGAGCGCTTTCAAGGGCATGGTTGGTATAGTTCCCTCACCTACACCTTGTGCACAAGGTGTTTCAAAGGGGAAGGAATGATAGGAATTGACTAGAACTAGCTAGATGGCTTACTTAATTGGGTGAACAGCACAGTAACTAAGAGATTGAGTTGCTAAGCTATTTGAGTTGGCAGTTAGTTGAGATAGGTTGTTGAGCCATCATTTAGTTAGTTGTAATGTTAGTGCCTAGCAACTTGTAATAGAATGTATAATTGTagttgattgttgattagttGCTATAAAGGGCTAAGGTTACTTGTAATCCACCATCTTTGGAAATAATAAGCAAAAGTATCTTCTTCTCTCTAGGAgttcttcctcttctctctgTGTTCTAAATCTCTaagaggaatagtttccttgaAGAACTATTCCTAATCTTCTTCATTCCATAAATTGGGTTCTTATCAAGAATTAATGAAGCTTTATTAGAAGCCGGAATTCCCTTGTAAAATATTCAACAGGAAAGCATCCAATCTACAACTAATAGTGTGTTCCTAATTACTGTGTATTTTAGAATTGTAAATACATTGACTATATGGAGAAAATTAGCCTTTGCCCCTTTCGCttaaaaaatccagcattttgccttcttttccaaactatttaggaaaatgcccctgttttaaaactcgattttctcaaaatcgagtttcaacaTCATTATAGGCttcttaaaacgccactatttttattttattttttaattttcagtttgttataactcgattgtccaaaaatcgagttttaaattggaactcaatttttagaaaatcgagttttaaattaaaactcaagttttagaatatcgaatttcaaaataagagcattttcctaattagtttgggaaatgggacaaaaatacaaaatgctggattttttttttaaaaaaaaaaaaaagggcaaaagcccattttctccttGATTGTATAGGCCCTGTAATTGGTTTCTAGAGGTATAGTTTGAATACTATTATGTTTAGATTGGTGTCATATTGTGATTTGTACAGGTATTTCcgatcaatttatatatatatatatatatatatataatatcattaaaTTAAGGCAAGaattgcacccaaaaaaaaaatgcacaatttagtctataaaattttttaaccaGCATTTTAACCTGTCCAATACATGtgctactttatttattattcaattttaaatatCTTGTTAGCAAAAGCATGTAAAATCtaataattctttgatttattttttaaaaaaacttttagggTTAATAACTACCAGTATCTAGACCCACCAGTACCACCATATTTCAAAGATTAAAGATATATAAATCAATGGACGCAAAGagaaattgtgaattttattgcaatataaatgtaaaagaaaccaaataaattatcattttaatgGTTGTCATAATTGAGGAAATAATCAACACCAGTCTTGATATAGAATTAAAGAACGCCAAATTTTTTATAGTTGCATTGGGGAGGGAGGATTTGAACCTTGTGAATGACTTgaaaattaacacaaaaaaatacCAACTAATTAAGTTACTTGACTCTTAGCGCAATtcaaaacaccaaaataaaaccataatatcAATAATCAAGATGAATTGTATTATTTAAAGCTAGAAAATTTTCATAGAATTCAAGCAATAATTTAACTATTATTAGTAGTAAAATTGAAGAGGAATAGAAactcaataaaacaaaaaggatcCACATGATTGACCTATATCCTATAATGAATTTTAGAATTgaattcttattttaatttcaaatgaaAACCAATTTTTGCAGTTGTTAGTACTCAcgattggaatttttttattttttttatttttacaaatactaaatatttttaacacacacacagggagaggggagaaggttttttaaaaaaccttctcCCTTCTCCCCATGTGTGAAAAaccttctcccctctccccATGTGTGTCtatattaaaaatacttagtattctcaaaagaaaaaatagtgggttAATTCCATATTGAAAAATGAGTGTGAGCaaaataagtttaaaacttATACTGTGTATCCAAGATTTAAGTCATTTTAGATATACACGCACGATTGGAATAGAATTCAAGAGTTTCCATAACATCACCTTTTATTTACGTGACTTGAAaagtttattggatttttttaattaaaaaaggaaaaagttagTTTGGTTATTTTCAGGGTTTCCATAGTAACAGCATGAAAGAAAAGGTTACTCTTTAGAGTGGAAAAAAAAGTCTATTCCTTAtccaaaatataatatattcattgtccaccaaaaaatgaaaattgaaatattataaattgatagtattaaaaagaatataatagtTGAGGCCTTGGGGTCTTTCTGATGGGGAGAGGAGAAGAACTATAGACTTAAGCGAGGAACTAAGAGTTTTATCAGAACGTAATGCAAGGAGAGAAACAacaaagttttaaaatatttcacaacaatatttagttttaaaatatatcATGAAAAGCACCCAACCCTATTTAAGTTTCCCCAAGTCATCACTTTTAAGTTTAGTCTTTACgtctctaaaagaaaaaaagtctgGTCTTTACCTTTCCTTTTTAGCTTTCCCTCACAAattcttcctcctcctcagtCGGTCTCTCTTCCACAGTGTAAAAATGCAGTAACAGAAGCAAAACAAACAGTCTCTCTTCCACAGTGCAAAAGTGCAGAACAATCCCTCTCAATCTTTCTCCCACCGAAACCATGTGTTTAGCAATCAATGAAACAAAACTTCACACTGCTCAAGAATATTGTAatagtcaaaactcaaaacgaAAACACCCGATATAAATTATTCATATATGTTCTAAGATGACAAAATACTCAAATCTatcaaaacaataataaacatCTCATTATTTCAATATGCCAGGAGTAATTATTAAGCTGGAATATTCACTTACCAAAGATATTTGAGTTGAGTTGATCACTGCAAAGAATCATTAAGTTGGTTTTATTGATATTCTAAAAAACACAATGATAGTGTACTACTACCATGGCATAAACCAAAACTAAATCAAGCAGGGCCTCATATACACCCAAATGATCAACTAAACCAGTTTTGTGAGATTACCACAAACTCAACCACGCTAGTCAATGTAAGCAGAGATatttaaggccaaatggcaAAAGAATCCACAAGGTTACCAAGTTTAACATGATATAGAACTTTAAGGAATTACTCCATTTGGTTATTCAATAACTTGACCACTAAACAGAACAAAATATGTTGTAAATCCTCAACAATATATTCAAGTGACAGTTTGCATTAATAAAGAAGGTGGTACCTGACTGAGTCAACAAGTTTTGATCGCGAAATCTTAAATCTTGCACTGGCCAGAGCATCAACCCTTAGTGATGCTTCTACTATTTTAAATGTTTGGTCCTG encodes:
- the LOC115991337 gene encoding putative disease resistance RPP13-like protein 1, which gives rise to MSLIMAHLENLVEEMHSLPSPSLPPFSSSSCSNKKNPGYDLLPWYLRRCLEFCFIFTPGFTFYKKDLVLLWVAGGLVHPVAGRSLEEEASHYFDLMVSWNYFLVAYPDHPEPAFTSLDLDLDPPLYKLRFDWINIDRFTMDHEFVRHCLFDGLVSEKARHASMGRCSISEGWLQPSRGLRTIFLRRRGTHCYSNSPLNDAGQLFLKVRFLRVLDLSHAGFKSLPDYVCDLLHLRSLNLSYNPIETLSRSIINLFRLRTLNLFRCHELTSIPDNLCLLSNLRHLVISLVKLNLMPTFIGRLTSLQTLLQFTILRKDGCQIAELRNLNNLCGELSIENLENVATLDEAKGARLHLKTGIHKLSLVWSENEPNANFDIARGL